The Petrocella atlantisensis genome has a window encoding:
- the pgsA gene encoding CDP-diacylglycerol--glycerol-3-phosphate 3-phosphatidyltransferase, with translation MNLANRLTILRILLIPVFLILLYVSEDPIIRYVAVFVFVIASLTDLLDGHIARSRNLITDFGKFMDPLADKLLVTAALIYMVEVGQIAAWIIIIIISREFVISGLRLVAAAKGIVLAASWWGKLKTATTMVMIIVVLLELPFVFMDSVEWVLIAASTIFTVISGTDYVLKNLDVFKGSM, from the coding sequence ATGAATTTAGCCAATAGATTAACCATACTGCGCATCTTATTAATTCCTGTCTTCTTAATACTACTTTATGTATCCGAGGATCCCATCATACGCTACGTAGCTGTATTCGTCTTTGTGATTGCCTCATTAACAGATCTTCTTGACGGTCATATTGCAAGATCTAGGAATTTGATTACGGATTTTGGTAAGTTCATGGATCCTTTGGCAGATAAACTATTGGTAACAGCGGCTCTCATCTATATGGTGGAAGTCGGTCAAATAGCAGCCTGGATTATCATCATCATCATCAGCCGTGAATTCGTCATCAGTGGTCTTAGGCTGGTAGCGGCAGCCAAAGGTATCGTCCTTGCGGCCAGTTGGTGGGGTAAGCTTAAGACAGCAACAACCATGGTGATGATCATCGTGGTACTACTTGAACTCCCATTTGTTTTTATGGATTCTGTTGAGTGGGTACTGATAGCGGCATCCACCATATTTACCGTTATATCAGGAACAGACTATGTACTCAAGAATCTGGATGTATTTAAAGGCTCAATGTAA
- the rimO gene encoding 30S ribosomal protein S12 methylthiotransferase RimO — MSKGKIFFVSLGCDKNLVDTEVMLGHIVDAGYELINEESEADVIIVNTCSFIHDAKEESVRTILEMAQYKTEGHLKGLVAVGCLTQRYREEIVQEIPELDGALGTSNYDEIVDALDHIILREEPYISFKDINYACEPYIKRVGDQTAHYAYLKISEGCNNHCTYCIIPSLRGKIRSRSIESLVEEAQYLASQGKSELIIVAQDVTKYGVDLYQEKALPRLLRELVKVEGITWIRLLYCYPEDITDELIELMATEEKICNYIDIPIQHVSDPILNRMARHSNRASIIEVINKLRTAMPDITIRSTFIVGFPGETDEDYEVLQSFLQEQRLDRVGVFTYSIEEGTKAAEMPGHVAPELMAVRRDELMARQQQISMDKNEAMVGKIISCMVEGYMPEEEVYMGRTYKDAPGVDGAIFITSPFELLAGEFVQVQVTDFNEYDLIGEVYDEFSQ; from the coding sequence ATGTCAAAAGGAAAAATCTTTTTTGTATCCCTAGGATGCGATAAAAACCTGGTGGATACAGAGGTGATGTTAGGTCACATTGTAGATGCCGGTTATGAACTGATCAACGAAGAAAGCGAAGCGGATGTCATCATCGTAAATACCTGTAGCTTCATTCATGATGCTAAGGAAGAAAGCGTTCGCACCATATTAGAGATGGCACAGTACAAAACAGAAGGTCATCTCAAAGGCCTAGTCGCCGTTGGTTGTCTGACACAGCGTTACCGTGAAGAGATTGTACAAGAGATTCCGGAACTGGACGGTGCCCTTGGTACGTCCAACTATGACGAGATTGTAGACGCCCTTGACCACATCATTTTAAGAGAAGAGCCTTATATCAGCTTCAAAGACATTAACTATGCTTGTGAACCTTATATTAAGCGTGTTGGCGATCAAACAGCCCACTATGCCTATTTAAAGATATCCGAAGGCTGTAACAACCACTGTACCTATTGCATCATCCCCAGCCTAAGAGGCAAGATCAGAAGCCGAAGCATCGAGAGTCTGGTAGAAGAAGCGCAGTATCTGGCATCCCAAGGCAAATCAGAGCTCATCATCGTCGCCCAAGACGTGACCAAGTACGGCGTAGACTTGTATCAGGAAAAAGCTTTACCAAGACTCCTAAGAGAACTGGTTAAAGTTGAGGGCATCACCTGGATTCGTCTGCTCTACTGTTACCCGGAAGACATTACCGATGAACTTATTGAGTTGATGGCAACAGAAGAGAAGATCTGTAACTATATTGACATACCTATTCAGCATGTTAGTGATCCTATTCTAAACAGAATGGCCAGACACAGCAATAGAGCCTCCATCATAGAGGTCATAAATAAGTTAAGAACAGCCATGCCGGACATCACCATACGGTCCACATTCATCGTAGGTTTCCCAGGGGAAACAGATGAAGACTATGAAGTCTTACAGTCCTTTTTGCAAGAACAGCGTCTTGATCGGGTAGGGGTTTTTACCTATTCCATAGAAGAAGGGACCAAAGCAGCCGAGATGCCGGGGCATGTGGCGCCGGAGCTTATGGCCGTAAGAAGAGACGAACTGATGGCCAGGCAGCAACAGATATCCATGGATAAAAACGAAGCCATGGTCGGTAAAATCATCTCATGTATGGTAGAAGGCTATATGCCGGAGGAAGAAGTCTATATGGGAAGAACGTATAAGGATGCACCCGGTGTCGACGGTGCCATATTTATAACATCACCATTTGAATTATTAGCAGGAGAATTTGTACAGGTTCAGGTAACAGATTTTAATGAATACGATTTAATCGGGGAGGTTTATGATGAATTTAGCCAATAG
- the folD gene encoding bifunctional methylenetetrahydrofolate dehydrogenase/methenyltetrahydrofolate cyclohydrolase FolD — MSAEIINGKQIAEDIKNELKDKVEHLVSAKGQPTLAVVLVGEDQASKVYVRNKKLACEYVGIRSLSYELPEATTQEEVLALVHELNERDDVHGILVQLPLPAHIDDDLVIMTIDPRKDVDGFHPINVGNLSIGHDGFVSCTPAGIIELMKRSQIEMSGKNCVIIGRSNIVGKPIAMLMLREHATVTVTHSRTKNLSQVCKQADILIVAIGRAKFVTKEFVKEGAVVIDVGINRDENGKLCGDVDFEDCVEVAGAITPVPKGVGPMTIAMLMSNCVKAYEKK, encoded by the coding sequence ATGTCAGCAGAGATAATTAATGGAAAACAGATTGCAGAAGATATTAAAAACGAATTAAAAGATAAAGTAGAGCATCTGGTCTCGGCCAAAGGACAGCCGACCTTGGCTGTTGTTTTGGTCGGGGAAGACCAAGCCTCTAAGGTCTATGTGAGAAACAAGAAGCTGGCTTGTGAGTATGTGGGCATTCGTTCATTATCATATGAACTGCCTGAAGCCACGACCCAAGAGGAAGTCTTAGCACTCGTTCATGAACTGAACGAACGAGATGATGTTCATGGCATATTGGTACAACTGCCATTACCTGCCCATATTGATGATGACTTGGTGATCATGACCATCGATCCCAGAAAAGATGTGGATGGTTTTCATCCCATCAATGTCGGGAACTTAAGCATCGGCCATGATGGGTTCGTATCCTGTACACCGGCCGGCATCATTGAGCTCATGAAGCGCAGTCAGATTGAGATGTCTGGGAAAAACTGTGTCATCATCGGTCGTAGCAACATTGTCGGCAAGCCCATTGCCATGCTCATGCTTAGAGAACATGCCACCGTCACGGTGACCCATTCAAGAACCAAAAACCTGTCCCAGGTTTGTAAACAGGCAGACATACTCATCGTTGCCATCGGCAGAGCCAAATTCGTTACCAAAGAATTTGTCAAAGAAGGTGCTGTGGTTATCGATGTAGGTATCAATAGAGATGAGAACGGTAAGCTATGCGGCGACGTGGACTTTGAAGACTGTGTGGAGGTGGCAGGTGCCATAACACCGGTTCCAAAAGGTGTCGGCCCCATGACCATCGCCATGCTCATGAGCAATTGCGTAAAAGCATATGAAAAAAAATAG
- a CDS encoding formate--tetrahydrofolate ligase encodes MKSDIQIANEAKILPIKNVAEAIGIHEDHLDYYGKHKAKLSASLWQEIKDKEDGKLVLVTAINPTPAGEGKTTTTVGLGQALGLLGEKAIIALREPSLGPCMGIKGGAAGGGYAQVIPMEDINLHFTGDIHAVSIAHNLLSAMLDNHLQQGNELNIDTRHIVWKRVVDMNDRALRNIIVGLGGSMQGVPREDGFMISVASEVMAILCLSNDLKDLKKRLGQIIVAYTRKGDPITAHDLKAEGAMAALLKEAINPNLVQTLENTPAILHGGPFANIAHGCNSVRATKYGLKLADIVVTEAGFGADLGAEKFLDIKCQKAGLNPNAIVLVATIRALKYNGGRNVKELATEDLDALKKGFVNLEKHIENLFHYHVPVIVTLNHFVTDTEAEVAYVKETCEAMGCAFAISNVWEKGGEGGVELANAVLDTLKNRPSDFKTLYDVNDSIKVKINTIATKIYGADRVLYSAKAMKMMKKIEGLQLDKLPICIAKTQYSLSDDPTKLGRPSGFSITVRDLNVSAGAEFIVALTGDVMTMPGLPKVPSAQSIDIDDDGNISGLF; translated from the coding sequence ATGAAGTCAGACATACAAATAGCGAACGAGGCAAAGATACTACCCATTAAGAATGTAGCGGAAGCCATCGGCATTCATGAAGACCATTTGGATTATTACGGCAAGCACAAAGCCAAGTTATCAGCCAGCTTATGGCAAGAGATTAAGGACAAGGAAGACGGCAAGTTGGTCCTTGTAACCGCCATCAACCCGACACCTGCAGGTGAAGGCAAGACCACCACAACCGTTGGTCTAGGACAAGCACTGGGTCTACTTGGCGAAAAAGCCATCATTGCCCTACGTGAACCCTCACTTGGTCCCTGTATGGGTATCAAAGGTGGTGCAGCAGGTGGTGGTTATGCCCAGGTCATTCCTATGGAAGACATCAACCTTCACTTTACAGGGGATATCCATGCCGTCAGCATCGCCCACAACCTATTGTCAGCTATGCTTGATAACCATTTGCAACAAGGCAATGAGCTCAACATCGATACCAGACATATCGTATGGAAGCGCGTCGTGGATATGAATGACCGTGCCCTTAGAAACATCATTGTAGGTCTTGGCGGTAGCATGCAAGGTGTACCAAGAGAAGACGGGTTTATGATCTCCGTTGCTTCGGAAGTCATGGCCATACTATGCCTCTCTAACGACTTGAAGGACTTGAAGAAAAGACTGGGACAGATCATTGTAGCCTATACTAGAAAAGGTGATCCGATTACCGCTCATGATCTAAAAGCTGAAGGTGCTATGGCAGCCTTACTTAAAGAAGCCATCAACCCTAATCTGGTTCAGACCCTTGAAAACACCCCTGCCATCTTACATGGTGGACCTTTTGCCAATATTGCTCATGGCTGTAACTCAGTCAGAGCCACCAAGTACGGCCTAAAACTAGCCGATATTGTTGTGACAGAAGCCGGCTTTGGTGCTGACCTTGGGGCAGAGAAGTTCCTAGATATCAAATGTCAAAAAGCAGGGTTAAATCCAAATGCGATTGTATTGGTAGCGACCATAAGAGCCCTAAAATACAATGGTGGCAGAAATGTAAAAGAACTGGCAACAGAAGATCTAGATGCCCTTAAAAAAGGCTTTGTGAACTTAGAAAAACATATAGAGAACCTGTTCCACTATCATGTACCGGTGATTGTTACATTGAACCATTTTGTTACCGATACGGAAGCGGAAGTGGCCTATGTCAAAGAAACCTGTGAAGCTATGGGTTGTGCTTTTGCCATCTCAAATGTATGGGAAAAAGGCGGCGAAGGTGGCGTGGAACTGGCCAATGCGGTTCTTGATACTCTGAAAAACAGACCATCTGACTTTAAAACTTTATATGATGTGAACGATTCAATCAAAGTAAAAATCAACACCATCGCCACCAAGATTTATGGCGCAGACAGAGTATTATATTCTGCCAAAGCCATGAAGATGATGAAGAAAATAGAAGGTCTACAACTGGACAAGTTGCCGATTTGTATAGCAAAAACCCAGTATTCACTGTCCGATGACCCGACCAAATTAGGACGCCCTTCAGGCTTTAGCATTACTGTAAGAGACTTGAATGTATCGGCCGGCGCAGAGTTTATCGTAGCCTTAACCGGTGATGTTATGACCATGCCCGGACTACCTAAGGTACCATCAGCGCAGAGCATCGATATTGATGATGACGGCAACATTTCCGGATTGTTTTAG
- a CDS encoding FtsK/SpoIIIE family DNA translocase, whose protein sequence is MDNTKTTRKKTRPKTTSRRSTKDKGLSANLKYEVVVLSFVALACLLIISIYFNLGGSMGTGLRYMMFGTFGIGAYLLPLYILAASFIKIFNKGNQRLNNKLALIFIAILVVSTLNHLYYIEDAQINKFNPSGSSFFAATAMYFRTSASGHMAGGLVGGVLGDLMEILVGRIGSMIVLVIVSLALIIMITEQSMAGVWKFIAKMGKGLGIGVFKVSKKGIEKTGQQIKIHSENYQKDREQKKEQQELLKKAKQKDMLTAATLMGDGKVTAEGDDILIGEEALKKKVYQGNKKDPFEQIIQQEEKELARERMMADQTGTQPIKEVQPIKEKPVPVEAIQTEIENVSARPIYKLPPIELMKINLNQGKHYSEEANNKKAEKLVQTLESFGVGTKLLNVTVGPTVTRYELQPDQGVKVSKIVNLQDDIALNLAASGIRIEAPIPGKSAVGIEVPNDITQAVTLREVIDTTEFRKFPSKICFALGKDISGQVMIADIARMPHLLIAGATGSGKSVCVNTLITSILYRANPDEVKMLMIDPKVVELSAYNGIPHLLIPVVTDPKKAAGALNWAVQEMADRYKLFAAANVRDLGGYNKAVVENNEGKKLPQIVIIVDELADLMMVAPNDVEDAICRLAQMARAAGLHLIIATQRPSVDVITGLIKANIPSRIAFNVSSGIDSRTIIDSNGAEKLLGKGDMLYYPVGLQKPVRVQGAFISEKEVENVVTFLKDQAKVVYNEKIMNQLAKTNEQTNSAADGDDYDAYFNEALELVIDKQKASASMIQRRFRVGYNRAARIVDQLHEAGFVGDEEGSKPRTVLMTKEAYARMKDESEQGTTDQQEEPTTEAPLSAEEQV, encoded by the coding sequence ATGGATAACACAAAGACGACAAGAAAAAAAACGAGGCCAAAAACGACATCAAGGCGTAGTACAAAAGACAAAGGTCTAAGTGCAAATCTCAAATACGAGGTGGTTGTGCTTTCTTTTGTTGCCTTAGCATGCTTGCTCATCATCAGCATCTATTTTAATCTAGGTGGTAGTATGGGTACGGGCCTTCGTTATATGATGTTTGGGACCTTTGGTATCGGTGCATATTTGCTGCCACTATATATCCTTGCAGCTTCTTTCATTAAGATTTTCAACAAAGGCAACCAGAGGTTGAATAACAAACTGGCACTGATTTTTATTGCCATATTGGTGGTATCCACCTTAAACCATCTCTATTATATAGAAGATGCACAGATTAACAAGTTCAACCCCTCCGGCAGTTCGTTTTTTGCAGCTACGGCTATGTATTTTAGAACATCGGCCTCCGGTCATATGGCAGGCGGATTAGTTGGTGGCGTTTTAGGCGATTTGATGGAGATCCTTGTCGGCCGAATAGGCAGTATGATAGTGCTGGTTATCGTGAGTCTGGCACTTATCATCATGATCACAGAGCAATCCATGGCTGGCGTCTGGAAGTTCATTGCCAAGATGGGTAAAGGATTGGGCATTGGTGTTTTTAAGGTCTCCAAAAAAGGCATAGAAAAAACAGGCCAACAGATTAAGATCCACTCAGAGAACTACCAAAAAGACAGAGAACAGAAAAAGGAACAACAAGAGCTTTTGAAAAAAGCCAAGCAAAAAGATATGTTGACCGCAGCCACTTTAATGGGTGACGGTAAAGTTACGGCAGAAGGAGATGATATTCTTATCGGTGAAGAAGCCCTTAAGAAAAAAGTCTACCAAGGCAACAAAAAAGATCCATTTGAGCAGATCATCCAACAAGAAGAAAAAGAATTGGCCAGAGAACGTATGATGGCAGATCAGACAGGAACACAACCGATTAAAGAGGTACAACCGATAAAAGAGAAACCCGTACCTGTAGAAGCCATTCAGACAGAAATAGAGAACGTCTCGGCGCGACCGATCTATAAGCTACCACCTATAGAACTCATGAAAATCAATCTGAATCAGGGCAAGCATTATTCCGAAGAAGCCAATAATAAAAAAGCGGAAAAACTGGTCCAGACTTTAGAAAGCTTTGGTGTGGGTACCAAGCTATTAAACGTCACCGTAGGTCCGACGGTTACAAGATACGAGTTACAACCGGATCAAGGTGTAAAAGTCAGCAAGATTGTAAACTTACAAGATGACATAGCTCTGAACCTAGCAGCAAGCGGTATTCGAATTGAAGCGCCGATTCCCGGCAAATCCGCCGTGGGTATTGAAGTGCCCAATGATATTACCCAAGCCGTCACCTTAAGAGAAGTGATTGATACCACTGAGTTTAGGAAATTCCCCTCCAAAATCTGTTTTGCACTGGGAAAAGACATCAGTGGACAAGTTATGATTGCAGACATAGCCAGAATGCCTCACTTACTGATAGCAGGTGCAACAGGGTCGGGTAAATCCGTATGTGTCAATACCCTCATTACAAGTATTCTCTATAGAGCCAATCCGGATGAAGTCAAGATGTTGATGATCGACCCCAAAGTGGTGGAACTAAGTGCCTACAACGGTATTCCTCATCTCTTAATCCCTGTAGTCACAGATCCCAAAAAAGCAGCAGGTGCTCTGAACTGGGCGGTTCAAGAAATGGCCGATCGTTATAAACTTTTTGCAGCAGCCAATGTGAGAGATCTAGGTGGCTATAATAAAGCCGTGGTAGAGAACAACGAAGGTAAGAAGTTACCTCAGATTGTCATCATCGTAGATGAGCTTGCCGACCTTATGATGGTAGCGCCTAACGATGTGGAAGACGCCATTTGTCGATTAGCACAGATGGCCAGAGCAGCCGGATTGCATCTGATTATAGCAACACAAAGACCTTCCGTAGACGTTATAACCGGTCTCATCAAAGCCAACATACCCAGTCGAATCGCTTTCAATGTTTCCTCAGGGATTGACTCCAGAACCATTATAGATAGCAACGGTGCAGAGAAGCTACTTGGAAAAGGAGATATGCTCTATTACCCGGTAGGCCTTCAAAAGCCGGTACGTGTACAGGGTGCATTTATTTCTGAAAAAGAAGTGGAGAATGTGGTAACATTCTTAAAAGACCAAGCCAAAGTTGTGTATAATGAAAAAATCATGAATCAACTGGCCAAGACCAATGAACAAACAAACAGTGCTGCAGACGGCGACGACTATGATGCTTACTTTAATGAGGCACTTGAACTGGTCATCGATAAACAAAAAGCCTCTGCTTCAATGATTCAGAGAAGATTCAGAGTTGGCTACAACAGGGCAGCCCGTATCGTAGACCAACTCCATGAAGCCGGATTCGTCGGGGATGAAGAAGGCTCTAAACCAAGAACGGTCCTCATGACAAAGGAAGCCTATGCAAGAATGAAAGATGAAAGTGAACAAGGCACCACAGATCAACAAGAAGAACCTACGACAGAAGCACCTCTAAGTGCCGAAGAACAAGTCTAG
- a CDS encoding undecaprenyl-diphosphate phosphatase, which produces MTLFEAILMGIIQGLTEFLPVSSSGHLAIGSALFNLKTEGSVLFEVVLHLGTLVAIFIAFWSEIWILIKSGLRIIKNLWDYTHFHFTKQGGKGEAAPKIIEDEHQRFVMLIIVATIPTVIVALILEKLILHAFTSLIFPAVGLLITGTLLLLTTKMRSGALTETDVSFKKAMFVGLIQGFATFPGISRSGSTIVAGLFTGMSKDFIVKFSFIMSIPAILGAMLLQVLRYESTEPISEIIINYGAGMLAAALVGYICIKVLLDIVRKGKIHYFAYYCYTIGILLLFITLGGYNG; this is translated from the coding sequence ATGACATTATTTGAAGCGATACTCATGGGTATCATACAAGGATTGACAGAGTTCTTACCTGTCAGCAGTTCTGGCCATTTGGCCATTGGAAGTGCATTATTTAACTTGAAGACAGAGGGCAGTGTGTTGTTTGAGGTTGTCTTACATCTTGGGACCTTAGTGGCAATCTTCATTGCTTTTTGGTCAGAGATTTGGATTCTTATTAAAAGTGGTTTACGGATCATAAAGAACCTGTGGGATTATACCCATTTCCATTTCACGAAACAAGGAGGTAAGGGTGAAGCAGCGCCAAAGATTATTGAAGATGAGCACCAGAGGTTTGTCATGCTCATCATTGTAGCAACCATCCCCACCGTTATTGTAGCACTGATACTTGAAAAACTCATACTCCATGCATTTACATCACTCATATTTCCGGCGGTCGGCTTATTAATCACGGGTACTTTGTTGCTCTTAACAACCAAGATGCGATCTGGCGCTCTAACCGAGACAGATGTGAGTTTTAAAAAAGCTATGTTTGTAGGCTTGATTCAAGGATTTGCTACCTTCCCAGGGATATCCAGATCCGGTTCAACGATTGTTGCTGGGTTGTTTACGGGTATGAGCAAGGATTTTATCGTCAAATTCAGCTTCATTATGTCCATACCTGCCATTCTTGGTGCAATGCTGTTACAAGTATTACGATACGAAAGTACAGAGCCCATCAGTGAGATTATCATCAATTATGGGGCAGGTATGTTGGCTGCAGCTTTGGTTGGTTATATATGTATTAAGGTGTTACTTGACATCGTAAGAAAAGGTAAGATTCATTATTTCGCATATTACTGTTATACTATAGGTATACTGTTGCTGTTCATCACCCTAGGGGGATACAATGGATAA
- the dapG gene encoding aspartate kinase, translating to MSLVIQKFGGTSLATHESRERVVLRIEEATKKYDQVVVVVSAMGRLGAPYATDTLLSLLETDGRHVDDREMDMLIACGEIITTVVLSNALGNKGMKAQALTGGQSGIRTSSHFLEAHVDHVDTTRIKSILAQGNIPVVAGFQGMDAQGDTTTLGRGGSDTSAALMGEALSADVIEIFTDVDGIMTADPIVCKTAKLINHISYNELFQMADGGAKVIHPRAVEVARRSGIPLMIKNTFSDAVGTTISHFNYIEKPITVNERIITSIAHRSGRIQFLVEGDIDDEIFFNDLAAQNVSIDIINIFLGRRVFTTESTNKDKTIKLIEAYDVSFSYIDNCCKITVVGEKMTGVPGVMAKIISSLSKVKVQILQTADSLSTIACLIHDKDLEMAVFALHETFGLHDTIE from the coding sequence ATGAGTCTAGTCATACAAAAATTTGGAGGCACATCCTTAGCAACCCATGAGAGTCGTGAAAGAGTGGTCCTTAGAATAGAAGAAGCAACGAAAAAATACGATCAAGTGGTGGTGGTGGTATCCGCTATGGGAAGGCTCGGTGCACCTTATGCAACCGACACCTTACTGAGTCTACTTGAAACCGACGGACGCCATGTGGACGATCGGGAAATGGATATGTTGATTGCTTGCGGTGAGATTATAACCACCGTCGTTTTATCCAACGCTCTAGGGAACAAAGGCATGAAAGCCCAAGCGTTAACAGGCGGACAATCAGGCATTCGAACATCCAGTCATTTCCTTGAGGCCCACGTTGATCATGTGGACACAACAAGAATCAAGAGCATCTTAGCACAAGGGAATATACCGGTTGTAGCCGGATTTCAAGGTATGGATGCACAAGGAGACACCACAACCCTCGGCCGAGGTGGTTCAGACACATCAGCAGCTTTAATGGGTGAAGCACTCAGTGCAGATGTGATTGAGATATTCACCGATGTGGACGGTATCATGACGGCAGACCCTATTGTATGTAAGACCGCTAAGTTAATAAACCACATCAGTTATAATGAGTTGTTTCAGATGGCAGACGGTGGTGCTAAGGTCATACATCCAAGAGCAGTAGAAGTGGCCAGACGCTCCGGCATACCCTTGATGATCAAAAACACTTTTAGTGACGCCGTCGGCACAACCATCAGCCATTTTAATTACATAGAAAAGCCCATCACAGTCAATGAGAGAATCATCACTTCCATAGCCCATAGATCCGGAAGAATACAGTTTCTGGTAGAAGGCGATATTGATGATGAGATTTTCTTTAATGATCTGGCAGCACAAAATGTGTCCATCGATATCATCAACATATTTCTCGGACGCAGGGTGTTTACAACAGAAAGTACCAACAAAGACAAAACCATTAAATTAATAGAAGCTTATGATGTAAGCTTTTCATATATCGATAATTGTTGTAAAATTACAGTAGTAGGGGAAAAGATGACAGGCGTACCCGGTGTCATGGCAAAAATCATCAGCAGTTTGTCCAAAGTCAAGGTACAGATTCTTCAGACGGCAGACTCATTATCCACCATTGCCTGCCTCATTCATGACAAAGATCTTGAGATGGCGGTTTTTGCTCTACACGAGACATTCGGCTTACACGACACTATAGAATAA